A single window of Streptomyces cathayae DNA harbors:
- a CDS encoding peptidoglycan-binding domain-containing protein → MPTPSDPGPSHDGPPLEPVRVLRPRRTDALAEMFREFERERLGEYESVTLPRPPTGAEEETQELPPVAPEPAGRPPAPAPGPAARRTAVAVAVAAAAVLGFGGAVLLLGLLGDHTDDRAAAAPRPSASPPVSAPAAPPEPGPARPGFLSEGDAGPEVTELQERLLRIPDVYRDGATSGRYDATLTAAVARFQLWYGIQGDETGVYGDDTRLALESRTG, encoded by the coding sequence ATGCCGACGCCGTCCGACCCAGGGCCGTCGCACGACGGCCCGCCCCTGGAACCCGTCCGCGTCCTGCGCCCACGCCGCACGGACGCGCTCGCGGAGATGTTCCGGGAGTTCGAACGGGAGAGGCTCGGGGAGTACGAGTCCGTCACCCTGCCCCGGCCGCCGACCGGGGCGGAGGAGGAGACACAGGAACTCCCGCCGGTCGCCCCCGAGCCGGCCGGCCGGCCGCCGGCCCCCGCGCCCGGACCGGCGGCGCGGCGTACCGCTGTGGCGGTCGCCGTGGCCGCGGCGGCGGTGCTCGGGTTCGGCGGCGCGGTGCTGCTCCTCGGCCTTCTCGGCGACCACACCGACGACCGTGCCGCCGCTGCCCCTCGCCCCTCCGCGAGCCCTCCGGTGAGCGCGCCCGCCGCACCGCCCGAGCCGGGCCCGGCGCGTCCCGGATTCCTCAGCGAGGGCGATGCCGGGCCCGAGGTGACCGAACTCCAGGAACGGCTCCTGCGCATCCCGGACGTCTACCGCGACGGTGCCACCAGCGGCCGGTACGACGCCACCCTGACGGCGGCCGTCGCCCGTTTCCAGCTCTGGTACGGCATCCAGGGCGACGAGACCGGCGTCTACGGAGACGACACCCGCCTCGCGCTGGAGTCCCGTACGGGGTGA
- a CDS encoding SDR family NAD(P)-dependent oxidoreductase — protein sequence MTTDTGRFAGYGILITGAARGIGAATALRFAREGARVLVADVDGAEAGRTASALRERGLSAEGITCDVAERTSVEAAVAHAVDTFGSLDVLVNNAAHCTPEAPLFEDEPDQAWARDLDITLTGAYRCCRAALPHLAAGGRGAVVTIGSVNGIQDFGNHGYSAAKAGLASLTRTLAGHAGPRGVRVNLVAPGTVRTRAWEGRADGLAALAAVRGLYPLGRVGEPEDIAAAVAFLASRDASWITGTTLVVDGGVTAVNSGFRQALAGPES from the coding sequence ATGACGACCGACACAGGGCGCTTCGCGGGATACGGCATTCTGATCACGGGCGCGGCCCGCGGCATCGGGGCGGCGACCGCCCTGCGGTTCGCACGGGAGGGGGCGCGTGTCCTGGTCGCCGACGTGGACGGCGCCGAGGCCGGGCGCACCGCGTCGGCGCTCCGCGAGCGAGGCCTGTCGGCCGAGGGCATCACCTGCGACGTGGCGGAGCGCACATCGGTCGAGGCAGCCGTGGCGCATGCCGTGGACACCTTCGGCTCACTCGACGTCCTGGTCAACAACGCCGCCCACTGCACACCGGAGGCCCCCCTCTTCGAGGACGAGCCGGACCAGGCCTGGGCCCGCGACCTCGACATCACCCTCACCGGCGCGTACCGCTGCTGCCGCGCCGCGCTCCCGCATCTCGCCGCCGGCGGCCGGGGTGCCGTCGTCACCATCGGTTCCGTCAACGGCATCCAGGACTTCGGCAACCACGGTTACAGTGCGGCCAAGGCTGGTCTGGCCTCCCTCACCCGCACCCTCGCCGGTCACGCCGGGCCCCGGGGCGTGCGGGTCAACCTCGTCGCTCCGGGCACGGTGCGCACCAGGGCGTGGGAGGGCCGGGCCGACGGCCTCGCGGCCCTCGCGGCGGTGCGCGGGCTCTACCCGCTGGGCCGGGTGGGCGAACCGGAGGACATCGCGGCCGCCGTGGCCTTCCTCGCCTCCCGCGACGCGTCGTGGATCACCGGCACCACCCTGGTGGTCGACGGCGGTGTCACGGCGGTCAACTCGGGGTTCCGACAGGCGCTGGCGGGGCCGGAGAGCTGA
- a CDS encoding ABC transporter ATP-binding protein, whose amino-acid sequence MSIAAQKTGPPAWRTLLGYVRPHRWALLGGAALSLLTGATGLMLPLVARELIDDLSADRAITGALLLMSVLVVANAVLGALGSYVLRRTAESVVLGARRSLSSYLLRLRITAVDRSEPGDLMARITSDTTLLREVTTDSLVGLGTGGLTLIATIVLMGFVDPVLLAVTLAVIVGAGTILGVIVPHISRASRRAQDAVGVMGASLERVLGALRTVKASGAEPREERALHEAAEESWRQSVRAARWSAAAGNTAGLAMQVAFITVLAVGGARVATDAIDIGTLVAFLLFVFYLMAPIQSVVAAITQYQTGSAALARIQEALRLPAEPAAGAAPLPAPGTAPAALAFEDVRFRYADDLPYVHHGVTFTVPAQGMTAFVGPSGAGKTTVFSLIERFYDPDAGVITLDGRDLADWELSELRSSIGYVEQDAPVLSGSLRDNLLLGNPEAGDDAVARVVKTTRLGGLVARLPDGLDTLVGHRGTKLSGGERQRVAIARALLRGPRLLLLDEATSQLDAVNEAALRDTVADVARTTTVLVVAHRLSTVTMADRIVVMDAGRVRAVGTHRELVTADPLYAELAATQFLATSG is encoded by the coding sequence GTGAGCATCGCAGCGCAGAAGACCGGTCCGCCCGCCTGGCGGACGCTCCTCGGATACGTACGACCGCACCGGTGGGCCCTGCTGGGCGGGGCCGCGCTGTCCCTGCTGACGGGGGCGACCGGGCTGATGCTGCCGCTGGTCGCCCGGGAGCTGATCGACGACCTGTCGGCCGACCGGGCCATCACCGGCGCGCTGCTGCTGATGTCGGTGCTCGTCGTCGCCAACGCCGTACTGGGCGCGCTGGGGTCGTACGTGCTGCGGCGCACCGCGGAGTCGGTGGTGCTCGGGGCGCGGCGCTCGCTGTCCTCGTACCTGCTGCGGCTGCGCATCACGGCCGTGGACCGCAGCGAGCCCGGCGACCTGATGGCCCGCATCACCTCCGACACCACACTGCTGCGCGAGGTCACCACCGACTCACTGGTGGGCCTCGGCACGGGCGGCCTCACGCTGATCGCGACCATCGTGCTGATGGGCTTCGTCGACCCCGTGCTGCTGGCGGTCACCCTCGCCGTGATCGTGGGCGCGGGGACGATACTCGGCGTGATCGTGCCCCACATCAGCCGGGCCAGTCGGAGGGCGCAGGACGCGGTCGGCGTGATGGGTGCCTCGCTGGAGCGGGTCCTGGGCGCGCTGCGCACGGTGAAGGCGTCCGGAGCCGAGCCGCGGGAGGAGCGCGCGTTGCACGAGGCCGCCGAGGAGTCGTGGCGGCAGAGCGTACGCGCCGCCAGGTGGTCGGCCGCGGCGGGCAACACGGCCGGGCTCGCGATGCAGGTCGCGTTCATCACGGTGCTCGCGGTGGGCGGCGCGCGGGTGGCGACGGACGCCATCGACATCGGCACGCTGGTGGCGTTCCTGCTGTTCGTCTTCTATCTCATGGCGCCGATCCAGAGTGTCGTCGCCGCGATCACGCAGTACCAGACGGGCAGCGCCGCGCTGGCGCGCATCCAGGAGGCACTGCGGCTGCCCGCCGAGCCGGCGGCCGGTGCCGCGCCCCTGCCGGCGCCGGGCACCGCTCCCGCCGCACTCGCCTTCGAGGACGTGCGGTTCCGTTACGCTGACGACCTGCCGTACGTCCACCACGGGGTGACGTTCACCGTGCCCGCTCAGGGCATGACCGCGTTCGTGGGCCCCTCCGGCGCGGGCAAGACCACCGTCTTCTCCCTCATCGAACGCTTCTACGATCCCGACGCGGGCGTGATCACGCTCGACGGACGCGATCTGGCCGACTGGGAGCTGTCGGAGCTGCGGTCCTCGATCGGCTATGTGGAGCAGGACGCTCCGGTGCTGTCGGGCTCCCTCCGCGACAACCTGCTGCTCGGGAACCCGGAGGCGGGCGACGACGCCGTGGCGCGGGTGGTGAAGACGACCCGGCTCGGCGGGCTGGTGGCCAGGCTCCCGGACGGGCTCGACACTCTGGTCGGACATCGCGGCACCAAGCTGTCCGGCGGGGAACGCCAGCGGGTCGCCATCGCCCGCGCGCTGCTGCGCGGCCCTCGGCTGCTGCTGCTCGACGAGGCCACCTCGCAGCTCGACGCGGTGAACGAGGCGGCGCTGCGCGACACCGTCGCCGACGTGGCCCGTACGACGACGGTGCTGGTCGTCGCGCACCGGCTGTCGACGGTGACGATGGCCGACCGGATCGTGGTGATGGACGCCGGCCGGGTCCGCGCGGTGGGGACCCACCGTGAGCTGGTGACCGCCGATCCGCTGTACGCGGAGCTGGCGGCGACGCAGTTCCTGGCGACGAGCGGGTGA
- a CDS encoding PPOX class F420-dependent oxidoreductase has translation MGDTSWERLGAGKYLLVTSHRRNGTPVATPVWVVRDGDALGVWTVADSWKVKRIRARADVLVGPCDIRGNPTGDQLPATAEICDRATTARYRELIARKYGLTGRLTLLGSRLRRGRDGTVGIRITPTA, from the coding sequence ATGGGCGACACATCGTGGGAGCGGCTCGGAGCGGGAAAGTACCTGCTGGTCACCAGCCACCGGCGCAACGGAACGCCGGTGGCCACCCCGGTATGGGTGGTGCGGGACGGGGACGCGCTCGGGGTCTGGACCGTCGCCGACTCCTGGAAGGTGAAGCGCATCCGCGCCCGCGCCGACGTCCTGGTCGGCCCCTGTGACATACGGGGCAACCCGACCGGCGACCAGCTCCCGGCCACCGCGGAGATCTGCGACCGGGCCACCACCGCCCGCTATCGCGAGCTGATCGCCCGCAAGTACGGTCTGACGGGGCGGCTGACCCTGCTCGGCAGCCGTCTGCGCCGGGGCCGGGACGGCACCGTCGGAATCCGCATCACCCCGACTGCCTGA
- a CDS encoding Zn-ribbon domain-containing OB-fold protein has product MYHHSGNVAQQAAGSVTGLLEPQSGASASIEAMTFQRCTWCGTAVYQRLLCPVCRGSELRTERSTGVGMVRHSTVVHRNTPAARNVSLIEMAEGFVVRGRVMGPPIGIHGGDRVRLSTAKDPVRGEPVFQLVDEPYRAWT; this is encoded by the coding sequence GTGTATCACCACTCAGGAAACGTGGCTCAGCAGGCAGCCGGCTCCGTGACGGGTCTGCTCGAACCCCAAAGCGGTGCCTCCGCCTCCATCGAGGCCATGACCTTCCAGCGGTGCACCTGGTGCGGCACCGCCGTGTACCAGCGGTTGCTGTGCCCCGTCTGCCGGGGCAGCGAGCTGCGCACGGAGCGCAGCACGGGCGTCGGAATGGTCCGCCACTCCACGGTGGTGCACCGCAACACGCCGGCGGCCCGGAACGTGTCCCTGATCGAGATGGCCGAGGGCTTCGTCGTGCGCGGCCGGGTCATGGGCCCGCCCATCGGTATCCACGGCGGCGACCGGGTGCGGCTGTCCACGGCCAAGGACCCCGTACGGGGCGAACCGGTCTTCCAGTTGGTCGACGAGCCCTACCGGGCCTGGACCTGA
- a CDS encoding metallophosphoesterase family protein gives MRLLLMSDTHLPVRAKRLPAPLLDELPRVDVVFHAGDWVDTATLDLLESRSRRLVAVYGNNDGPELRARLPEIAYAELGGLRFGVVHETGPARGREARCAARFPGLDVLVFGHSHIPWDSTAATGLRLLNPGSPTDRRRQPHHTYLTGTLTDGRLGDLELHRLPPRR, from the coding sequence GTGCGACTGCTTCTGATGTCCGACACCCACCTGCCCGTGCGGGCGAAGCGGCTGCCCGCGCCCCTGCTCGACGAACTGCCGCGGGTCGACGTCGTGTTCCACGCGGGGGACTGGGTCGACACGGCCACGCTCGACCTGCTCGAGAGCCGCAGCCGCCGGCTCGTCGCCGTGTACGGGAACAACGACGGGCCCGAACTGCGCGCCCGTCTGCCGGAGATCGCGTACGCCGAACTCGGCGGCCTGCGTTTCGGCGTGGTCCACGAGACGGGACCCGCGAGGGGCCGGGAGGCCCGGTGCGCCGCACGCTTTCCCGGCCTGGACGTACTGGTCTTCGGACACAGCCACATCCCGTGGGACTCCACCGCCGCCACGGGACTGCGTCTGCTCAACCCGGGATCACCGACGGACCGCCGCCGCCAACCCCACCACACCTATCTCACCGGCACGCTCACCGACGGCCGGCTCGGCGATCTGGAACTGCACCGGCTGCCACCACGCCGGTGA
- a CDS encoding nuclear transport factor 2 family protein: protein MTTSAEAGFGTDTLRRGIEAQTSAPMVSLYADDAELRIVDRNTQPSNPKVLHGRDEIAVMFDDVYSRDMTHRLERCVVQGDHAAYSESCVYPDGVRVLSESMISLRDGKITEQTMIQAWDE from the coding sequence ATGACAACCTCGGCAGAAGCCGGTTTCGGTACCGACACACTGCGCCGGGGCATCGAGGCGCAGACCTCGGCACCCATGGTCTCGCTGTACGCGGACGACGCCGAACTGCGCATCGTGGACCGCAACACCCAGCCCAGCAACCCGAAGGTCCTGCACGGTCGGGACGAGATCGCCGTCATGTTCGACGACGTGTACAGCCGTGACATGACGCACCGGCTGGAGCGGTGCGTCGTCCAGGGCGATCATGCCGCGTACAGCGAGAGCTGCGTGTACCCCGACGGGGTACGGGTGCTCTCGGAGTCGATGATCTCGCTGCGGGACGGCAAGATCACCGAGCAGACGATGATCCAGGCCTGGGACGAGTGA
- a CDS encoding S1 family peptidase, with the protein MRHARRRVVRRVTRLAAVGGLLLGGTMVTRAVASEPPEPDTVPYAAEEAAGPGSELVSRLGASRTAGSWIDADGRTVVAVTDEKAAAEVRKAGAEPKMVRHSMSALKSATQTLRSAPRVPGTSWSMDYRSNEVVVRGDSTVSADDWSDLTRVAEEVGGFVRMERTGGTFTTLLNGAVPILSTAGRCSAGFNVTDGKRDFILTAGHCGPDGSVWFADDQGRQQVGTTVGGSFPGDDYSLIEYDGGRAGEGAGVVAIGDGRGVRITGVGDPEIGQRIFRSGSTSGLRDGEVTALNATVNYPEGTVSGLIESNVCAEPGDSGGPMFSEGIALGVTSGGSGDCRQAGGTTFFQPVTKALSQLKVDLIVAPKAGEGAGTAAPPATQGAVAPDAASPGSSATQDAASGVLSRLADPRAAGPGTLVIGGSLVALVATRWIRTEQDRKAYRRHYSATWG; encoded by the coding sequence ATGAGGCACGCACGACGACGGGTCGTCCGGCGAGTGACACGGCTGGCAGCCGTCGGCGGACTCCTCCTCGGAGGAACGATGGTGACCCGTGCCGTCGCAAGTGAGCCACCGGAGCCGGACACGGTTCCCTACGCCGCCGAGGAGGCCGCCGGCCCCGGCTCCGAGCTCGTCTCCCGGCTCGGCGCCTCCCGCACGGCGGGCAGTTGGATCGACGCCGACGGGCGGACGGTCGTCGCGGTCACCGACGAGAAGGCGGCGGCCGAGGTGCGGAAGGCCGGCGCCGAACCGAAGATGGTGCGCCACAGCATGAGCGCCCTGAAGTCGGCCACGCAGACTCTTCGTTCGGCACCGCGCGTGCCCGGAACGTCGTGGTCCATGGACTACCGGTCCAACGAGGTCGTGGTCCGCGGCGACAGCACGGTGTCCGCGGACGACTGGTCCGACCTGACCCGGGTCGCGGAGGAGGTGGGCGGATTCGTCCGCATGGAGCGCACCGGGGGCACCTTCACCACCCTGCTCAACGGGGCGGTGCCCATCCTGTCGACCGCCGGGCGCTGCTCCGCGGGCTTCAACGTGACCGACGGCAAACGTGACTTCATCCTCACGGCGGGGCACTGCGGCCCCGACGGATCCGTCTGGTTCGCCGACGACCAGGGCAGGCAGCAGGTCGGGACCACGGTCGGCGGCAGCTTCCCCGGCGACGACTACTCCCTGATCGAGTACGACGGCGGCCGGGCGGGCGAGGGCGCGGGCGTGGTGGCGATCGGCGACGGACGGGGCGTGCGGATCACGGGGGTGGGAGACCCCGAGATCGGCCAGCGGATCTTCCGCAGCGGCAGCACCAGCGGGCTGCGCGACGGGGAGGTGACCGCGCTCAACGCGACGGTGAACTACCCGGAGGGCACGGTCAGCGGCCTCATCGAGAGCAATGTGTGCGCCGAACCCGGTGACAGCGGCGGTCCGATGTTCTCCGAGGGCATCGCGCTCGGTGTGACGTCGGGCGGCAGCGGCGACTGCCGGCAGGCGGGCGGTACAACGTTCTTCCAGCCGGTCACGAAGGCGTTGTCGCAGCTCAAGGTGGATCTCATCGTGGCCCCGAAGGCCGGCGAGGGCGCGGGCACGGCGGCTCCGCCGGCGACGCAGGGTGCGGTGGCGCCGGACGCCGCGTCACCGGGCTCCTCGGCGACACAGGACGCCGCGTCGGGCGTGCTGTCCCGCCTGGCCGACCCGCGTGCGGCAGGCCCCGGCACGCTGGTCATCGGGGGCAGTCTGGTGGCCCTGGTGGCGACCCGCTGGATCCGCACGGAGCAGGACCGCAAGGCGTACCGGCGCCACTACTCGGCGACGTGGGGCTAG
- a CDS encoding SDR family oxidoreductase: MPGQWAASLKDKVALVAGATRGAGRGIAVELGAAGATVYVTGRSTRERRSEYDRPETIEDTAELVTEAGGRGVAVPTDHLDPAQVKALVDRVADEQGRLDVLVNDIWGGEHLFAWDAPVWEHDLDKGLRLLRLAVETHAITSHHALPLLLNRPGGLVVEVTDGTADYNRDTYRVSFFYDLAKTSVLRMAFALGHELGPRGATAVALTPGWLRSEIMLDEFGVREDNWQDALPRVPHFAISETPRYVGRAVTALAADPRVSRFNGTSLSSGGLAREYGFTDLDGSRPDAWRYLVEVQDPGKPADTTGYR, from the coding sequence ATGCCGGGACAGTGGGCAGCATCGTTGAAGGACAAGGTGGCGCTGGTCGCCGGGGCGACCCGGGGCGCCGGACGGGGCATCGCCGTCGAACTGGGCGCGGCGGGGGCCACCGTCTACGTCACCGGACGCAGCACCCGCGAGCGGCGCTCCGAGTACGACCGCCCCGAGACCATCGAGGACACCGCCGAGCTGGTCACCGAGGCCGGCGGCCGGGGCGTCGCCGTCCCCACCGACCACCTGGACCCCGCTCAGGTCAAGGCCCTCGTCGACCGCGTCGCCGACGAGCAGGGCCGCCTCGACGTCCTCGTCAACGACATCTGGGGCGGCGAGCACCTCTTCGCATGGGACGCCCCCGTCTGGGAGCACGACCTCGACAAGGGGCTGCGCCTGCTCCGGCTCGCGGTGGAGACCCACGCCATCACCAGCCACCACGCCCTGCCACTGCTGCTGAATCGCCCCGGCGGGCTGGTCGTCGAGGTCACCGACGGCACCGCGGACTACAACCGAGACACCTACCGCGTCTCCTTCTTCTACGACCTGGCCAAGACGTCCGTCCTGCGCATGGCCTTCGCCCTCGGCCACGAACTCGGTCCGCGCGGCGCCACCGCGGTCGCGCTCACCCCGGGCTGGCTCCGCTCCGAGATCATGCTCGACGAGTTCGGCGTACGGGAGGACAACTGGCAGGACGCCCTGCCCCGCGTCCCCCACTTCGCCATCTCGGAGACCCCGCGCTACGTGGGCCGGGCCGTCACCGCCCTCGCCGCCGACCCGCGGGTGTCCCGCTTCAACGGCACCTCCCTCTCCAGCGGCGGCCTCGCCCGGGAGTACGGCTTCACCGACCTCGACGGCAGCCGCCCGGACGCCTGGCGTTACCTGGTGGAGGTCCAGGACCCGGGCAAGCCGGCGGACACCACCGGCTACCGCTGA
- a CDS encoding S-(hydroxymethyl)mycothiol dehydrogenase, whose protein sequence is MAQEVRGVIAPGKDEPVRIETIVVPDPGPGEAVVRIQACGVCHTDLHYKQGGISDDYPFLLGHEAAGVVESVGDDVTDVAPGDFVILNWRAVCGTCRACLRGRPWYCFDTHNAKQKMTLASTGQELSPALGIGAFAEKTLVAAGQCTKVDPEVAPEVAGLLGCGVMAGIGAAINTGNVGRGDSVAVIGCGGVGDAAIAGSRLAGAAKIIAVDIDDRKLETARSMGATHTVNSRTSDPVEAIRGLTGGFGADVVIEAVGRPETYQQAFYARDLAGTVVLVGVPTPEMKLELPLLDVFGRGGSLKSSWYGDCLPSRDFPMLIDLHQQGRLDLGAFVTETIRLDEVEKAFERMHKGDVLRSVVVL, encoded by the coding sequence ATGGCGCAGGAAGTGCGCGGCGTGATCGCACCGGGCAAGGACGAGCCGGTACGCATCGAGACGATCGTCGTACCCGACCCGGGGCCGGGCGAGGCGGTCGTCCGCATCCAGGCCTGCGGTGTGTGCCACACCGACCTCCACTACAAGCAGGGCGGCATCAGCGACGACTACCCCTTCCTGCTCGGCCACGAGGCCGCGGGAGTGGTGGAGTCGGTGGGCGACGACGTCACCGACGTCGCCCCCGGTGACTTCGTGATCCTCAACTGGCGTGCGGTGTGCGGCACGTGCCGGGCCTGTCTGCGCGGACGCCCCTGGTACTGCTTCGACACGCACAACGCCAAGCAGAAGATGACCCTCGCCTCGACGGGCCAGGAACTCTCCCCGGCCCTGGGCATCGGAGCCTTCGCCGAGAAGACCCTCGTCGCCGCCGGGCAGTGCACCAAGGTCGACCCCGAGGTCGCCCCGGAGGTCGCCGGCCTGCTGGGCTGCGGAGTGATGGCCGGCATCGGCGCCGCGATCAACACCGGCAACGTCGGCCGCGGTGACTCCGTCGCCGTCATCGGCTGCGGCGGAGTCGGTGACGCGGCCATCGCCGGGTCCCGGCTCGCCGGAGCGGCGAAGATCATCGCCGTCGACATCGACGACCGCAAGCTGGAGACCGCCCGCTCCATGGGCGCCACCCACACCGTCAACTCCCGTACGTCCGACCCCGTCGAGGCGATCCGCGGACTCACCGGCGGCTTCGGCGCCGACGTCGTCATCGAGGCCGTCGGCCGCCCCGAGACGTACCAGCAGGCCTTCTACGCCCGCGACCTGGCCGGCACGGTCGTCCTCGTCGGCGTTCCCACCCCGGAGATGAAGCTCGAACTGCCGCTCCTCGACGTGTTCGGCCGCGGCGGCTCCCTGAAGTCGTCCTGGTACGGCGACTGCCTGCCCTCCCGGGACTTCCCGATGCTCATCGACCTGCACCAGCAGGGCCGCCTGGACCTCGGCGCGTTCGTCACCGAGACCATCCGACTCGACGAGGTGGAGAAGGCCTTCGAGCGGATGCACAAGGGCGACGTCCTGCGCTCGGTGGTGGTGCTCTGA
- a CDS encoding MBL fold metallo-hydrolase, with amino-acid sequence MAARIEHLVTSGQFSLDGGTWDVDNNVWIVGDDHEVIVIDAAHDADAIAEAVGDRRLKAIVCTHAHNDHIDAAPALAERTGAKIWLHHDDLPLWRQTHPDRDPDSWLVDGQVIEAAGADLTVLHTPGHAPGAVCLYDPGLATVFTGDTLFQGGPGATGRSFSHFPTIIDSIRDRLLTLPPETQVRTGHGDSTTIGAEAPHLEEWIARGH; translated from the coding sequence ATGGCCGCCCGCATCGAACACCTCGTCACCTCGGGTCAGTTCAGCCTCGACGGCGGCACCTGGGACGTCGACAACAACGTGTGGATCGTCGGCGACGACCACGAGGTGATCGTCATCGACGCCGCGCACGACGCCGACGCCATCGCCGAGGCGGTGGGCGACCGCCGGCTGAAGGCGATCGTGTGCACCCACGCGCACAACGACCACATCGACGCCGCTCCCGCCCTCGCCGAGCGCACCGGGGCCAAGATCTGGCTGCACCACGACGACCTGCCGCTGTGGAGGCAGACCCACCCCGACCGCGACCCCGACTCCTGGCTGGTCGACGGCCAGGTGATCGAGGCGGCCGGCGCCGACCTCACGGTGCTGCACACCCCCGGGCACGCGCCGGGCGCGGTCTGCCTGTACGACCCGGGGCTGGCCACCGTGTTCACCGGAGACACCCTCTTCCAGGGCGGCCCCGGCGCCACCGGCCGTTCGTTCTCCCACTTCCCGACGATCATCGACTCGATCCGGGACCGGCTGCTGACGCTCCCGCCGGAGACCCAGGTCCGCACCGGCCACGGCGACTCGACCACCATCGGCGCGGAGGCGCCGCATCTCGAGGAGTGGATCGCCCGCGGCCACTGA